The following coding sequences lie in one Longimicrobiaceae bacterium genomic window:
- a CDS encoding HD domain-containing protein, whose product MNAVEPASALSETVRAAAAGKMPVWAVAKPKRREHVARVAALMREWAEALGLGADDVARWAAAGTLHDALRDADPDELRREVPPELRGLHDALLHGPAAAERLKDEADEEMLDAIRYHTLGYAGFGRLGRALYLADFMEPGRRFDPEWTASLRAHMPREMDAVLREVVEARVAHVDGETGSVHPLTLAFRDAVTEGAP is encoded by the coding sequence ATGAACGCCGTGGAACCCGCTTCCGCACTGAGCGAGACGGTGCGCGCCGCCGCCGCGGGGAAGATGCCCGTGTGGGCGGTGGCGAAGCCCAAGCGCCGCGAGCACGTGGCGCGCGTGGCGGCGCTGATGCGCGAGTGGGCGGAGGCGCTGGGCCTGGGTGCGGACGACGTCGCTCGGTGGGCGGCAGCCGGGACGCTGCACGACGCGCTTCGCGACGCCGATCCGGACGAGCTGCGCCGCGAGGTTCCGCCCGAGCTCCGCGGCCTGCACGACGCGCTGCTCCACGGTCCCGCCGCCGCCGAGCGCCTGAAGGACGAGGCCGACGAGGAGATGCTGGACGCGATCCGCTACCACACGCTCGGCTACGCGGGCTTCGGGCGGCTGGGGCGAGCGCTGTACCTGGCGGACTTCATGGAGCCCGGCCGCCGCTTCGACCCGGAGTGGACGGCGTCGCTGCGCGCGCACATGCCGCGTGAGATGGACGCCGTGCTGCGCGAGGTGGTCGAGGCGCGCGTGGCGCACGTGGACGGCGAGACCGGCAGCGTGCACCCGCTCACGCTGGCCTTCCGCGACGCAGTGACGGAGGGCGCTCCGTGA
- a CDS encoding LytR C-terminal domain-containing protein translates to MSRWQTAGFAVTLLAVGALLVSGLMGIGGKPAPAVVARTAGVVAEPPAQRVRVEVLNASGRLGLAREATRYLRDRGFDVVSFGTARGGVAATRVIDRIGKPASAQEVADALGLRTPVTTERDTTLFVDATVVLGKDWHPAGDPATTDSVKPQ, encoded by the coding sequence GTGAGCCGCTGGCAGACGGCGGGCTTCGCGGTGACGCTGCTGGCGGTGGGTGCGCTGCTGGTTTCCGGGCTGATGGGCATCGGGGGGAAGCCGGCGCCCGCGGTGGTGGCGCGGACCGCGGGCGTGGTCGCGGAGCCGCCGGCGCAGCGGGTGCGCGTGGAGGTGCTGAACGCGTCCGGGCGCCTGGGGCTGGCGCGCGAGGCCACGCGCTACCTCCGCGACCGCGGCTTCGACGTGGTGTCGTTCGGCACGGCGCGCGGCGGCGTTGCGGCGACGCGCGTCATCGACCGCATCGGCAAGCCGGCATCGGCGCAGGAGGTGGCGGACGCGCTGGGCCTCCGCACCCCCGTCACCACCGAGCGCGACACCACGCTCTTCGTGGACGCCACCGTCGTCCTCGGCAAGGACTGGCACCCCGCCGGAGACCCCGCCACCACGGACTCGGTAAAGCCTCAATAG